One genomic segment of Rhinopithecus roxellana isolate Shanxi Qingling chromosome 6, ASM756505v1, whole genome shotgun sequence includes these proteins:
- the MYL7 gene encoding myosin regulatory light chain 2, atrial isoform isoform X1 — MGVAGGTAPRSPASPPPHLLTLPFPPCHAFLPLHLPDPQLPLPLQPLQPGWREGGLGPSGGHPGSRCVPHAPPPSGKVSVPEEELDAMLQEGKGPINFTVFLTLFGEKLNGTDPEEAILSAFRMFDPSGKGVVNKEEFKQLLLTQADKFSPAEVEQMFALTPMDLAGNIDYKSLCYIITHGDEKEE; from the exons ATGGGAGTGGCTGGGGGGACAGCGCCTCGCTCCCctgcttcccctcctccccatctcctcaCATTGCCCTTCCCCCCTTGTCACGCCTTCCTTCCACTTCACCTCCCCGACCCACAGCTGCCTCTGCCCCTCCAGCCCCTGCAGCCAGGATGGAGGGAGGGTGGCCTAGGCCCTTCTGGGGGACACCCAGGGTCCCGGTGTGTACCTCATGCCCCACCCCCATCAGGGAAGGTGAGTGTCCCAGAGGAGGAGCTGGATGCCATGCTGCAGGAGGGCAAGGGTCCCATCAACTTCACGGTCTTCCTCACGCTCTTTGGGGAGAAGCTCAATG ggacAGACCCCGAGGAAGCCATCCTGAGTGCCTTCCGCATGTTTGACCCCAGCGGCAAAGGGGTGGTGAACAAGGAAGA gttcaagcagctTCTCCTGACCCAGGCAGACAAGTTCTCTCCAGCTGAG GTGGAGCAGATGTTCGCCCTGACACCCATGGACCTGGCGGGGAACATCGACTACAAGTCACTATGCTACATCATCACCCATGGAGATGAGAAAGAGGAATga
- the MYL7 gene encoding myosin regulatory light chain 2, atrial isoform isoform X2, with protein sequence MASRKAGTRGKVAATKQAQRGSSNVFSMFEQAQIQEFKEAFSCIDQNRDGIICKADLRETYSQLGKVSVPEEELDAMLQEGKGPINFTVFLTLFGEKLNGTDPEEAILSAFRMFDPSGKGVVNKEEFKQLLLTQADKFSPAEVEQMFALTPMDLAGNIDYKSLCYIITHGDEKEE encoded by the exons ATG GCCAGCAGGAAGGCGGGGACCCGGGGCAAGGTGGCGGCCACCAAGCAGGCCCAACGTGGTTCTTCCAACGTCTTTTCCATGTTTGAACAAGCCCagatccaggagttcaaggaa GCCTTCAGCTGTATTGACCAGAATCGTGATGGCATCATCTGCAAGGCAGACCTGAGGGAGACCTACTCCCAGCTGG GGAAGGTGAGTGTCCCAGAGGAGGAGCTGGATGCCATGCTGCAGGAGGGCAAGGGTCCCATCAACTTCACGGTCTTCCTCACGCTCTTTGGGGAGAAGCTCAATG ggacAGACCCCGAGGAAGCCATCCTGAGTGCCTTCCGCATGTTTGACCCCAGCGGCAAAGGGGTGGTGAACAAGGAAGA gttcaagcagctTCTCCTGACCCAGGCAGACAAGTTCTCTCCAGCTGAG GTGGAGCAGATGTTCGCCCTGACACCCATGGACCTGGCGGGGAACATCGACTACAAGTCACTATGCTACATCATCACCCATGGAGATGAGAAAGAGGAATga